From the Brassica napus cultivar Da-Ae chromosome A8, Da-Ae, whole genome shotgun sequence genome, one window contains:
- the LOC106360169 gene encoding transcription factor MYB35-like, giving the protein MVRSCSSKSKNPWTDEDNTSQKFAFASASASSKNGSTPKKIGLRRCGKSCRVRKTDNAGAAKHESFTPEEEDLIIKMHAAMGSRWPLIAQHLPGKTEEEVKMVWNSKLKKKLSQMGIDHVTHRPFSHVLAEYGNINGGGGGNLNPNPMNQTGSLGPNPSLNEDSHQQQQQQSNDSGDLMFHLQAIKLMTESSNQVKPDSTFMYASSSSSNSSPPLFSSTCSTIAQENSEVNFTWSDFLLDQETFNENQQNFPDQELDNLFGNEFSEAEAVATMANTSAPDAQMEEESLSNGFVESIIAKEKELFLGFPSYLDQPFHF; this is encoded by the exons atggTGAGATCTTGCTCTTCCAAATCAAAGAATCCTTGGACAGATGAAGATAACACCTCCCAGAAGTTTGCATTTGCATCTGCATCTGCCTCCTCCAAGAACGGATCCACTCCTAAGAAAATAG GACTTAGGAGATGTGGGAAGAGCTGCAGAGTGAGAAAGACTGATAATGCAGGAGCAGCTAAGCATGAGAGCTTCACTcctgaagaagaagatctcATCATCAAGATGCATGCGGCAATGGGAAGCAG ATGGCCACTTATTGCACAACATCTACCAGGAAAGAcagaagaagaagtgaagatGGTTTGGAACTCAAAACTAAAGAAGAAACTGTCTCAAATGGGAATAGATCATGTCACTCACCGTCCTTTCTCTCATGTCCTTGCTGAATACGGCAACATcaacggtggtggtggtggtaacCTAAACCCGAATCCCATGAACCAAACCGGATCTCTTGGACCTAATCCCTCTCTCAACGAAGATtctcatcaacaacaacaacaacaatcaaatGATTCAGGAGATCTCATGTTTCATCTACAAGCAATCAAGCTTATGACTGAGTCATCAAACCAAGTCAAGCCAGACTCTACGTTTATGTAcgcctcttcctcttcttctaaCTCGTCTCCTCCGTTGTTCTCTTCAACTTGTTCTACCATAGCTCAGGAGAATTCGGAGGTTAACTTCACCTGGTCTGACTTTCTTCTTGATCAAGAAACCTTCAATGAAAACCAACAGAACTTTCCTGATCAAGAACTAGACAACTTGTTTGGTAATGAGTTCTCTGAGGCAGAAGCTGTAGCTACAATGGCTAATACATCAGCTCCAGATGCTCAAATGGAAGAGGAGTCTCTAAGCAATGGGTTCGTTGAGTCGATTATAGCTAAAGAAAAAGAGTTGTTCTTGGGATTTCCAAGCTATTTGGATCAGCCTTTCCATTTCTAG